A genomic stretch from Telopea speciosissima isolate NSW1024214 ecotype Mountain lineage chromosome 7, Tspe_v1, whole genome shotgun sequence includes:
- the LOC122666953 gene encoding heavy metal-associated isoprenylated plant protein 35-like has product MVPELEKPRITEIQVRMDCNGCVQKIKKALHGINGIYDVYIDFPQQKLTVVGWADPEKIVKAIKKTRKIATICAHRETSTETPAQPSEPAPPEGGGQPAPDAAKSPPAESPPTETAPPAEPPKDPPPPENPAPDQTTPSPVAADTAVPQQVHNHGLKDIENIHVIHHLPPDYGYGYSNGGHWNNYPTGHDFRPEPPVYLTHSYNTYKPFPSISETHSYNTYKPSSSISENEYFQSPQHTTHYSRTEHYSEDYHTRSNSGGNNITSMFSDENPNACRIV; this is encoded by the exons ATGGTTCCTGAGTTGGAG AAGCCTCGAATTACTGAGATACAAGTCCGTATGGACTGTAATGGGTGTGTACAGAAGATCAAAAAGGCGTTGCACGGCATAAACG GGATATATGATGTCTATATTGATTTCCCCCAGCAAAAACTGACAGTAGTTGGCTGGGCAGATCCAGAAAAGATTGTCAAAGCTATCAAGAAGACAAGAAAGATTGCCACCATCTGTGCCCACAGAGAAACAAGTACTGAGACCCCAGCTCAACCATCAGAACCAGCACCACCTGAAGGTGGTGGACAACCAGCCCCTGATGCTGCAAAATCTCCACCTGCAGAATCCCCACCCACTGAAACAGCTCCACCGGCAGAGCCACCCAAAGACCCACCACCACCTGAAAATCCGGCACCTGATCAGACGACACCATCACCCGTAGCTGCTGATACTGCTGTGCCCCAGCAAGTTCACAACCATGGTCTGAAAGACATCGAAAATATCCATGTAATACATCACCTTCCACCTGACTATGGCTATGGCTACAGCAATGGTGGGCATTGGAACAACTATCCTACTGGACACGATTTCCGACCTGAGCCACCCGTTTATCTCACTCACAGCTACAACACCTATAAACCATTcccttccatttctgaaactcACAGCTACAACACATATAAACCAtcctcttccatttctgaaaatGAGTACTTTCAGTCACCTCAACACACCACCCATTACAGTCGGACGGAGCACTACAGTGAAGATTATCATACCCGTAGTAACAGTGGTGGGAACAACATCACTTCAATGTTTAGTGATGAGAATCCAAATGCTTGTAGAATAGTCTAG